From Coriobacteriia bacterium, the proteins below share one genomic window:
- a CDS encoding ORF6N domain-containing protein, with the protein MTDSTSIISADAIELTILELRGLRVLLDADLARMYAVETRALLQAVRRNPERFSEDFMFQLTEQERNAVGLKPAGRGGRRGLPFAFTQEGVAMLSSVLRGERAVEVNVQIMRAFVRMKAMLASRTELANRIDELEARYDSQFGVIFDAIRQLMAPPNPPKHPVGFVHPKDP; encoded by the coding sequence ATGACGGATTCAACTAGCATCATTTCGGCGGACGCGATTGAGCTCACCATTCTCGAACTTCGAGGACTGAGGGTGCTTCTGGATGCGGATCTGGCGCGCATGTATGCCGTCGAGACGCGTGCCCTGCTGCAGGCTGTCAGGCGTAATCCTGAGCGATTTTCAGAGGACTTCATGTTCCAGCTGACTGAACAGGAACGAAACGCGGTTGGCTTGAAGCCGGCTGGCAGAGGTGGACGCAGGGGGCTGCCCTTCGCCTTCACGCAGGAGGGAGTGGCGATGCTGTCGTCTGTGCTGAGGGGTGAGCGCGCCGTCGAGGTGAACGTCCAGATAATGAGGGCCTTTGTGAGAATGAAGGCGATGCTCGCATCTCGCACTGAGCTCGCGAACAGAATCGATGAACTGGAAGCTCGATACGACTCGCAGTTCGGCGTGATCTTCGACGCGATCCGGCAGCTGATGGCACCGCCGAACCCTCCGAAGCACCCCGTGGGGTTCGTTCATCCGAAGGATCCATAG
- a CDS encoding type II toxin-antitoxin system PemK/MazF family toxin, whose translation MKKTSSADPRQGEIRWADMEPIRGQELNKTRPVLVLSGDSYRALALRLVAPITGLTPAKSGKTWLVPLHSSAETGLAKESVADVLQVRALSLGRFDKQLGRASAADLEEVVAGLMIVVEPE comes from the coding sequence ATGAAGAAGACGAGTAGCGCCGACCCGAGGCAGGGCGAGATCCGGTGGGCAGACATGGAGCCCATCAGAGGTCAGGAGCTCAACAAGACAAGGCCGGTCCTCGTCCTCTCCGGGGATTCCTACAGGGCCCTCGCGCTGAGGCTGGTCGCACCGATCACCGGGTTGACGCCGGCGAAGTCGGGCAAGACGTGGCTCGTGCCTTTGCACTCGAGTGCTGAAACCGGGCTGGCGAAAGAGTCGGTAGCTGACGTGCTGCAGGTGAGGGCGCTCTCGCTGGGACGATTCGACAAGCAGTTGGGGAGGGCCAGCGCCGCTGACCTGGAAGAGGTGGTTGCCGGCCTGATGATCGTCGTTGAGCCGGAGTGA
- a CDS encoding XRE family transcriptional regulator has translation MSLGSRIRQFRTARGYSLDDLASRMDPSVSKQALSKYEKGDATPRPTVLLSLASALGVRASQLASEPEYDFRPVAFRALATLPQRERESIENTVIIELERRLSLGDRLGLDMTFPFEGACTEVSQIADAELAAAQLRAVWGLGDAPIASVVDSVEAHGGHLIEVDTPRKFDGLAIIALEDEMPVACGIATRLQVTRSRQRMSIAHEAGHLAMDVADGVDEEKAAKRFAGAFLYPEQAVRDEFGSIRTRITMAELLAAKARWGISMQGVLYRLHDLDVLDDAGYSWWCMYVNRAGWRNVEPAEEPKERSTWNETHARRAEAEGLIARETMIEYIPSAAAEPWHAGLDRRALMALPREERNAIIRAQVESISAEYNREIDHEWLDADLGEWDHEEDE, from the coding sequence GTGAGTCTAGGCAGCCGAATCCGCCAGTTCCGTACCGCGCGCGGCTACTCACTGGACGACCTCGCAAGTCGCATGGATCCCTCGGTTTCGAAGCAGGCGCTATCGAAGTACGAGAAGGGCGACGCCACTCCTCGCCCGACTGTTCTGCTATCGCTTGCCAGTGCGCTCGGCGTACGCGCCAGTCAGCTGGCCTCTGAGCCGGAGTACGACTTCAGGCCGGTTGCGTTCCGGGCGCTTGCGACACTGCCGCAAAGGGAGCGGGAGTCGATCGAGAACACGGTGATCATCGAGCTTGAGCGAAGGCTGTCCCTGGGCGACCGGCTGGGACTGGACATGACGTTTCCGTTCGAGGGCGCATGCACGGAGGTGTCCCAGATCGCAGACGCGGAACTGGCAGCAGCGCAGCTTCGGGCCGTGTGGGGCCTTGGAGACGCACCCATCGCCAGTGTCGTCGATTCGGTCGAGGCGCACGGAGGACACCTTATCGAGGTCGATACTCCGAGGAAGTTCGACGGGCTCGCAATCATCGCACTAGAGGACGAGATGCCCGTTGCCTGTGGCATCGCGACCCGTCTCCAAGTCACCCGTTCGCGGCAGCGCATGAGCATTGCGCACGAGGCGGGACACCTGGCCATGGACGTAGCCGATGGCGTGGACGAAGAGAAGGCCGCAAAGAGGTTCGCAGGCGCGTTTCTCTACCCCGAACAGGCGGTTCGGGACGAGTTCGGATCCATACGCACCCGAATCACGATGGCGGAGCTTCTCGCAGCGAAGGCCAGGTGGGGCATCAGTATGCAGGGGGTGCTGTACCGGCTGCATGACCTTGATGTACTCGATGACGCCGGCTACTCCTGGTGGTGCATGTACGTGAACCGCGCCGGCTGGCGAAACGTGGAGCCTGCGGAAGAGCCCAAAGAGCGCTCGACATGGAACGAGACCCACGCAAGGCGCGCGGAGGCAGAGGGCCTGATCGCACGCGAGACGATGATCGAGTACATCCCGAGCGCGGCTGCAGAACCGTGGCATGCGGGACTGGATCGGCGTGCTCTGATGGCGCTTCCTCGCGAGGAGCGCAACGCGATCATCCGGGCCCAGGTGGAATCGATTTCCGCAGAGTACAACCGCGAAATCGACCATGAATGGCTCGATGCCGATCTCGGCGAGTGGGACCATGAAGAAGACGAGTAG
- a CDS encoding DUF6036 family nucleotidyltransferase, whose product MTGVLDMGPEELRRRLEDFDRAVCLLHPGRSFRLIIVGGGALVLMGCISRSTSDLDALSFPPELRELMEQYDINGKAKAYEDEFAYSFEDRIQPIDADTKAVQCFAASLEDVVIAKLHSPRDQDAEDIRDPGVLRMLDWERLDELAQEMGRQVFIERRHEEFKISYEQYRKECSPCDR is encoded by the coding sequence ATGACTGGCGTATTGGACATGGGACCAGAGGAACTGCGCAGGCGCCTGGAGGACTTCGACCGGGCTGTCTGCCTCCTTCACCCTGGGCGTTCATTCCGTCTGATCATCGTCGGCGGCGGCGCACTCGTTCTGATGGGATGCATCTCCAGATCAACCTCCGACTTGGATGCGCTCAGCTTCCCGCCCGAGCTGCGCGAGTTGATGGAGCAGTACGACATCAACGGCAAGGCGAAGGCATACGAGGACGAGTTCGCATACAGCTTCGAGGACCGCATCCAACCGATCGACGCGGATACGAAGGCGGTTCAGTGCTTCGCTGCTTCACTCGAAGATGTGGTGATTGCCAAGTTGCACTCGCCGCGGGACCAGGACGCTGAGGACATCCGAGATCCGGGAGTGCTCCGGATGCTGGACTGGGAACGCCTGGACGAGCTGGCCCAAGAGATGGGGCGGCAGGTCTTCATCGAGCGGCGCCACGAAGAATTCAAGATCAGCTACGAGCAGTACAGGAAGGAGTGCTCACCGTGCGACCGTTGA
- a CDS encoding PDDEXK nuclease domain-containing protein, whose translation MGDDLNRATTGDAALFGDVAGLIDGARQRVAVSVNSELVMLYWSVGKRVREEVLGGERAEYGQQVVKRLAEQLTERYGRGWSRWNLERMMRFAEWLPDGEKCAPLAHELTWTNITELLAVSDQRKRDFYLAFCVNERWSKRTLRTKIAGKLYERTVAARGSADELEADLAAMSSTGTVEPTLAFRDPYVLDFLGLAPEHSEADLERAILDEMQRFLLELGVGFAFVERQKRMTVDGRDYRLDLLLYHITMRCYVALELKTRPLAPGDYGQMMLYLRWLDRHQRHEGDAAPIGLILCTEKGPEQVALLGLDSGEVRAAQYVTDEVRAGLERIAARAKELKA comes from the coding sequence ATGGGCGACGACTTGAACCGAGCGACCACGGGGGACGCAGCGCTGTTCGGCGATGTCGCGGGCCTCATCGACGGCGCGCGTCAGCGAGTAGCAGTTTCGGTCAACAGCGAACTCGTGATGCTGTACTGGAGCGTCGGCAAGCGGGTCCGCGAGGAGGTTCTGGGCGGGGAGCGAGCGGAATACGGGCAGCAGGTGGTGAAGCGACTCGCGGAGCAGCTGACTGAGCGCTACGGGCGAGGGTGGAGTCGGTGGAACCTAGAGCGGATGATGCGCTTCGCCGAATGGCTACCGGACGGAGAGAAATGTGCGCCACTGGCGCACGAATTGACCTGGACGAACATCACCGAGCTACTTGCCGTCTCTGATCAGCGAAAACGAGACTTCTATCTTGCATTCTGCGTGAACGAACGCTGGTCGAAGCGCACTCTCCGCACGAAGATCGCGGGCAAGTTGTATGAGCGGACGGTCGCCGCTCGAGGTTCGGCCGATGAGCTCGAGGCCGACCTCGCTGCCATGTCGTCCACCGGCACCGTCGAGCCGACTCTGGCCTTCCGCGACCCCTACGTGCTCGACTTCCTCGGCCTAGCACCGGAGCACAGCGAGGCCGATCTCGAACGCGCGATTCTCGACGAGATGCAGCGCTTCCTGCTCGAGTTGGGCGTCGGGTTCGCATTCGTGGAGCGGCAGAAGCGCATGACCGTCGACGGTCGTGACTATCGGCTCGACCTGCTGCTCTACCACATCACCATGCGCTGCTACGTCGCGCTTGAACTGAAGACGCGGCCCCTCGCGCCGGGCGACTACGGGCAGATGATGCTGTATCTGCGCTGGCTCGATCGCCACCAGCGGCACGAAGGGGATGCAGCACCGATCGGCCTGATCCTGTGCACGGAGAAGGGGCCGGAGCAGGTGGCGTTGCTGGGATTGGACTCCGGCGAGGTGCGGGCGGCGCAGTACGTGACAGATGAAGTGCGGGCGGGACTCGAGCGGATCGCTGCGCGAGCGAAGGAGCTGAAGGCCTGA
- a CDS encoding DUF3578 domain-containing protein, protein MLRNAILAVTSKYVAAKQQPFTGHPMASYLRHELPDALGAITPRRERYRYLGSPGKGRWADCPWVAVLDPIVTSSPKRGFYIVYLFSHDMKLVYLSIHQGVTDLVDAYGTSVASQVLRSQAAVSAAFLQSVEPVYVLAGAIDLRVAHRNWRSEQYEQGSIAAIKYEVDWLPDERSLVADYRSFLRLYDRLILEGPIAYSGPLSLNSADLSRSGADYSMRRLHWAADRNLSAITRARGDTRCSLCSVDLRYVYGQAGVEIIEAHCALDLDQQAKYMDPASIELASVPVCPTCHKYLHSAEDPTDLAGAAGRVASLYF, encoded by the coding sequence TTGCTACGCAACGCCATACTGGCTGTTACGTCAAAGTACGTAGCCGCCAAGCAGCAGCCCTTCACTGGGCACCCGATGGCCTCCTACCTTCGGCATGAGTTGCCAGACGCGCTCGGGGCGATAACGCCACGGCGCGAGCGCTACCGCTATCTTGGATCCCCCGGAAAGGGCCGATGGGCCGACTGCCCATGGGTCGCCGTACTTGATCCCATAGTCACGTCATCACCGAAGCGTGGGTTCTACATCGTCTATCTGTTCTCTCACGACATGAAGCTCGTGTATCTCAGCATCCACCAGGGCGTCACTGACTTGGTGGACGCTTACGGGACATCTGTCGCGAGCCAAGTGCTTAGATCGCAAGCCGCTGTATCGGCGGCCTTCCTGCAGTCAGTCGAACCGGTCTATGTTCTTGCCGGCGCCATTGACCTGCGAGTCGCGCACCGCAACTGGAGATCTGAACAGTACGAGCAAGGAAGCATTGCGGCGATCAAGTACGAGGTCGACTGGCTTCCTGACGAGCGGTCGCTTGTTGCGGACTACCGCAGCTTCCTTCGCTTGTACGACCGACTGATCCTCGAGGGGCCGATCGCGTACTCGGGACCATTGTCACTGAATTCTGCGGATCTCTCGCGCTCCGGCGCGGACTACTCGATGCGACGCCTACACTGGGCCGCAGATAGGAACCTGTCCGCTATCACGCGCGCGCGGGGCGACACACGATGCTCACTCTGCTCGGTTGACCTGCGCTATGTTTACGGGCAGGCGGGTGTCGAGATCATTGAGGCTCATTGCGCACTAGACCTTGATCAGCAGGCGAAGTACATGGACCCTGCGAGTATCGAACTCGCATCAGTTCCCGTTTGCCCCACCTGTCACAAGTACTTGCACTCGGCCGAAGACCCAACCGACCTTGCCGGCGCGGCAGGCCGCGTTGCGTCGCTGTATTTCTAG
- a CDS encoding very short patch repair endonuclease: protein MDSLTPEQRSRQMSLVRSKGTRPEMIVRRTVHAMGYRYRPHVRSLPGSPDLVFPSRRAVIMAHGCFWHRHDNCPLARTPKARQEFWVPKLEANQKRDERALLDLKELGWRVLAVWECQLRNMDETRERLRDFLDQPSTFHSSGQVRE from the coding sequence ATGGATAGTCTTACCCCAGAACAGCGCAGCAGGCAGATGTCCCTCGTGAGATCGAAGGGTACCCGGCCTGAGATGATCGTGCGTCGAACCGTCCACGCGATGGGTTACCGCTACCGGCCTCACGTTCGGAGCCTTCCCGGGTCCCCAGATCTCGTGTTCCCCTCGCGACGAGCGGTGATCATGGCGCATGGATGCTTCTGGCATCGCCACGACAACTGCCCACTCGCCCGAACCCCCAAGGCACGGCAGGAGTTCTGGGTCCCGAAGCTGGAAGCGAATCAGAAGAGAGATGAGCGGGCGTTGCTGGACCTGAAGGAACTCGGCTGGAGAGTGCTTGCTGTCTGGGAGTGCCAGCTGCGAAACATGGATGAGACTCGCGAGCGGCTACGCGACTTTCTCGATCAGCCGTCAACCTTCCATTCAAGTGGACAGGTCCGCGAGTGA